GAGGTTAAATTTTCCGTTCTGGTATTTTACCCACATGCTGCATTCAATTCGCGGTTTGTCTTCACCCGACCATTGCAGGTATCCCGTCAATAACAATACAGGCTTAGCTACACCCTCTACACCATTGCGGCAGTTGTCCAGGTATTCGCCAATACTTTCTTTCAGCTTTCCGGCATACGCACCCTGCGTATGGAAATAACCGTCATATCCTTTGTCAGTAAGGATTTTCGCAAACGTGTTCAAATCTGATAATGCTTCCATAATATTGATTTTAGCGGTCTATGACCTCCACGTCTTTGTTTTCCAACACAGCAAACTTTTCGATATTAAAGCCCTGCGGGTTGTTGTCGGATCGAACAGAGTTGACCAGATAGCAGGCGGTAACCAGGCTGCGCCTTGTTACATTGCTTGAACGGATGATAAACTGTTTGGCATAAGTTCTTACGGCATAGGGATAGTTGTCAAAATTGCAGACTACACTGTCCACTTCGATGCGTTGCTGTACGTTGCCGGATATGATCCGGTTGTAGTAACCTTTTTCCGAAAGATCCTTGTAATAATCAAAGGCGCTTTTGTCGGCAAGGTTGAACGCCCGCTTCATATTGCTTTCGATGGCATTTTTGTCCGGTGCCAGCGTAAAGAACAGTTCATGAAAGCGACGTACATGCTCACGGGCTTCTACCGGCCTGTTAATACTTGCGTCCTGCGAGAGTGCCAGCATCAATGATTTGCCGTTGTCAAGCACATAAACTTTTTGCCTTTGTTGCTCCGCAAAGCGGTAGGATTGCCAAACGGCATATCCCACCACGCTGATGCAGAGTACGGCAAATACAATGGCATATAGCCTTATTTGCCTGAAACTGTTTTCGATGTTTCTTAAAGTCTTAAATTCCATTTCTATTAATGATTATTATTTGTTCAATAGCCTGCCACCGATATTGCCTGCCACAGCTCCGGTACCGGCACCTGCGATATTTCCTGTTTTCGATGCGGTCTGGTTGACATTGCGCATAAAGTTCCCTGCGCCTCCTGCCTGAATGACCCAACCCGCTACTGTTGGAATGGTGAAGTAGCCGACAATGCCAATCAGCATGAATATCACATACACCGTATTGGAGGTATCAGGTATGTAGGTGGGATCAGCCAGCATCTCGATGTCCCGCTCCAGGATAAGCGACTGGATTTTGGCGAGCATAGAGCTAAACATATCGGCGATGGGCAACCACAGATATACACTGATGTATCGCGTGAGCCATTGCGTAAGCGTGGACTGGAAGCCATCCCACACCGATATGGCAAAAGCTATCGGCCCCAGTATTGAAAGCACGATCAGGAAGAACGTTCGTATCGTGTCAATGACCAATGCCGCCGCCTGAAAAAGCATTTCGAGCAGTTCCCGGAACCAGTCGCGGATACTTTTCTTTAGATCGTACATTCCTCTTTCCATGTACATGCCCGACATCGTTACCAGGTCGGAAGGTGACCAACCCAGCTCGTCCAGCTTTTTATCAAACTCTTCGTCCGATACCAGATAGGCTGTTTCGGGATTACGAAGCATTGCCTCCCTTTCCAGCAGGTCTTTTTGTTCTTGCAGCTTGTTCAGGTCAAGTACCTGATTTTGCAGCATAGCATTTGTGCCTTTCACCACCGGGCTTAATACCGCATTGATAGTCCCCAACACAATGGTTGGGAAGAACATTATGCAAAGCCCGATGGCAAAAGGTCTTAAAAGAGGAAACACGTCTATCGGTTCTGCCCGACTGAGTGCCTGCCATACCTTTAAAGCCACATAGAATAACGCGCCTAACCCGGCTATACCTTTTGCCACTGCCGCCATGTCTGCTGATAATGGCACCATCTCATCGTACAGCGAGCGCAGGAGTTGATGAAGATTTTCCCATTCCATAGCTTACCAGTATTTTTGTTCAGCAGTACCATATAGCTCCAGCACTCTTTTGGTGTTGTTCTGTTTTTTTGCCCGCAGAATGCTCACAGAAATATTCTTGTTGGTATAGTAGCGGACAAGATTATGATAGTCCTTAACTTCTTTGTACACACGGTCAATGATGTCCATGCGCTCCTTGTCGTTCAGTGAGAGGCCGTTGGAGGAAACAATCTGCTTCAACTCCTTTAACAGTTCGGTGCTTTCGTTCAGCAATGTGGAATAGCCATTAGCAATTGCCGAAAGCTCCTGTGGTGTGAAATTGGGATCGTTCATCATCTTTCCAAAATTCTTTACATACATTTCGGAAACATCACCTACAAGTAAAACAGTCTGCTGCACCTTACGTGCATCTTTGACAAGATTGTTCACGGCTTTGAGTTTGTCGTAATATTCCTTGCCCTGGTCGTACACTTTCTTTACCTCGTTGAAGTTTTTCACCACATTAGACACCGTGGATGAAGTCTGTACAATTTCATTGGCACTATTGAGAATACCGGATATAAGATTTCCGGGATCGGTCACGACCCATTGCGCTTTTGCACAAGGTGCTACGGCAAGCATGATTGCCGTACACACTACTAACATGATCTTTTTCATTGTTTCCTGATTTTTAAAATGATTAATAATTATTTTTCTTGTCTCCTTCAGGTGGAAGGCATTATATCTTCCTGCCCGTTTTTCTGCCGACTCCAGTGGATTGTTTCTGTTGCAGATCATTGAGCCGGATAAAAAAATCCTGTAGGCTTTGAGGCTTGGTGGCTGCAACATCCTTACATAGTTTTGCAAAATCTTGATCCTCCTTGTTTGCGGGATCGGCTTCAAATATTAAAGCCTTGTTGCCCCCTATGGGCAGTGTGATTTTTTCTTTTTCCATCTTTCCAGTTTTTTAAAATGGGTTAATAGTTGTCTGCTTTTTCACGCCTCTGAAGAGCAATGCGTTTGATAGCCATTTCCACATTGCCATCCAGTTCATGGGCGAGTTGCATCACTTCCATTTTTTCCGACTCCTCTGTGGTATAGGCCAGGTACTCTTCCAGGCTAACTTCGGTGGCATATACAGCCGAGTGCGTACCGCCCAGCCCGATCCAGACTTCCTTGTAAAGCCTGCTGGCATCATTGTTCATATTGATCGAAAGGATCTGGGATTTTTCTTTTTCGGTGAGGCCAAGCATTGCCTGGATGTCATCGAATTTGTTCATGTATTTGCGCTGGTCTAATAAAATTTTGCAGTCGCTATTATTGATGATGCTTTCCTTTACGATGGGAGATTGGATAATATCATCGACTTCTTGTGTCACGACGATAGCCTCGCCAAAAAATTTCCGGACGGTTTTGAATAAATATTTTATATACTCCGCCATTCCCTCTTTCGCAATGGCCTTCCACGCTTCTTCGATCAAAATGAGTTTACGCACACCTTTTAGCCTGCGCATCTTGTTGATGAAGACCTCCATTATGATGATCGTTACGATGGGGAACAAAATTTTGTGATCCTTGATCGCGTCAATTTCAAAGACTATAAAGCGCTTGGAAAGCAGGTCGAGTTGCTTATCAGAGTTGAGTAAGTAATCATACTCGCCGCCTTTGTAATACGGTTCCAGCACGTTGAGGAAGTTGGCAAGATCAAAGTCTTTTTCCCTTACTTTCTTTTCTTCCAGCACTTCCCGGTAGTCGCTCTGTACGTATTCATAGAAGCCGTTAAAGGAAGGATAATCCTCATGCTGTTTGATGCGTTCGATATAACCGCTCACAGCGTTGGATAACGCTACTTCCTCGGAGCGTTTCGGGGGTTCGTCGTCACGTTTCCAAAGGGTAAGAATGAGTGTTTTGATGCTTTCCCTTTTTTCAATATCGAACACACCATCGTCTGTGAAGAAGGGATTAAAAGCAATCGGGTTATCCTCAGTGTACGTGAAATACACACCGTCTTGTCCTTTGGTTTTTCCCTTAATGAGTTCGCAGAGTCCCTGGTAACTGTTACCGGTATCCACGAGCAGAACGTGAGCGCCCTGTTCGTAATACTGTCGTACCATGTGGTTGGTAAAAAAAGACTTGCCTGAACCCGACGGACCTAATATGAACTTATTGCGGTTCGTAATGATGCCACGCTTCATGGGCAGATCTGAAATATCCAGATGAATAGGCTTGCCTGTAAGCCTGTCGGCCATCTTAATACCGAAGGGTGAGGGTGAACTCTGGTAATTAGTTTCTTCGGTGAAGAAGCACAATGCCGGTTCAATGAACGTATAAAAACTTTCCTCTGCCGGGAAATCCCCTGCATTTCCCGGCATCGCTGCCCAATACAGCGTGGCAACGTCTGTGGTGTTATGCCGTGGCTTGCATTCCATCAATGCCAGTGCACTGCCCGTGTCGTTCTTCAGGTGCTTCAGCTCATGCGGATCGTCTGACCAGGCCATCACGTTGAAGTGTGCCCGGATAGAGGAAAGCCCATAGCTGTGCGCTTCATTGAGATAACGCTCGATCCACTCTTTGTTGATCTGGTTGGCACGACTGTACCTTGCCAGGGAGTGCATATTGCGTGCGGACTTTTCAAACTTGCGCAGGTTCTCTTCGCTGTTATCTAAAAACAGATACTGATTGTAAATGTGATTACAGTTAAGCAGCAACCCTACAGGCGATGCAAAGGATAAAAGGCAGTCGCTCCTGTCTGTTGAAAGTTTTTCGTATCGGGTATTTGCCGATACCGTTCCGGGAAGGTCGTCCGTATCAGATAAGGTATGCAGACTTAAACGTTTATTGCCTACACGTACTTCCTCATTTCCCAGGCCGATATCCTGCATAGCTGTCCCCGCTTCCCTTGACAGGGTAAGATATTGCTCCAGTAATCCCAGGCTTTGCGGCGCACCAATGATGTCTTCTTCGCTAAGGCGTTCCAGTTTCACAAACCCGCTATCGTTCACGATCCGCTCAAACTGAGCGACCGCCTCCATAAA
The genomic region above belongs to Chitinophaga sp. 180180018-3 and contains:
- the traK gene encoding conjugative transposon protein TraK, with translation MEFKTLRNIENSFRQIRLYAIVFAVLCISVVGYAVWQSYRFAEQQRQKVYVLDNGKSLMLALSQDASINRPVEAREHVRRFHELFFTLAPDKNAIESNMKRAFNLADKSAFDYYKDLSEKGYYNRIISGNVQQRIEVDSVVCNFDNYPYAVRTYAKQFIIRSSNVTRRSLVTACYLVNSVRSDNNPQGFNIEKFAVLENKDVEVIDR
- the traJ gene encoding conjugative transposon protein TraJ, yielding MEWENLHQLLRSLYDEMVPLSADMAAVAKGIAGLGALFYVALKVWQALSRAEPIDVFPLLRPFAIGLCIMFFPTIVLGTINAVLSPVVKGTNAMLQNQVLDLNKLQEQKDLLEREAMLRNPETAYLVSDEEFDKKLDELGWSPSDLVTMSGMYMERGMYDLKKSIRDWFRELLEMLFQAAALVIDTIRTFFLIVLSILGPIAFAISVWDGFQSTLTQWLTRYISVYLWLPIADMFSSMLAKIQSLILERDIEMLADPTYIPDTSNTVYVIFMLIGIVGYFTIPTVAGWVIQAGGAGNFMRNVNQTASKTGNIAGAGTGAVAGNIGGRLLNK
- a CDS encoding DUF4141 domain-containing protein; the protein is MKKIMLVVCTAIMLAVAPCAKAQWVVTDPGNLISGILNSANEIVQTSSTVSNVVKNFNEVKKVYDQGKEYYDKLKAVNNLVKDARKVQQTVLLVGDVSEMYVKNFGKMMNDPNFTPQELSAIANGYSTLLNESTELLKELKQIVSSNGLSLNDKERMDIIDRVYKEVKDYHNLVRYYTNKNISVSILRAKKQNNTKRVLELYGTAEQKYW
- a CDS encoding TraG family conjugative transposon ATPase gives rise to the protein MRNTAKTTTLESKFPLFAVENHCIISKDADITACFRVHLPELFTVAAPEYDAIHSAWHKAIKTLPDFSIIHKQDWYIRENYDPDIAQENQSFLAKSYQRHFNERPFLNHYCYLFLTKTTKERMRMQSNFSSLCKGVLIPKEIRDRETVRRFMEAVAQFERIVNDSGFVKLERLSEEDIIGAPQSLGLLEQYLTLSREAGTAMQDIGLGNEEVRVGNKRLSLHTLSDTDDLPGTVSANTRYEKLSTDRSDCLLSFASPVGLLLNCNHIYNQYLFLDNSEENLRKFEKSARNMHSLARYSRANQINKEWIERYLNEAHSYGLSSIRAHFNVMAWSDDPHELKHLKNDTGSALALMECKPRHNTTDVATLYWAAMPGNAGDFPAEESFYTFIEPALCFFTEETNYQSSPSPFGIKMADRLTGKPIHLDISDLPMKRGIITNRNKFILGPSGSGKSFFTNHMVRQYYEQGAHVLLVDTGNSYQGLCELIKGKTKGQDGVYFTYTEDNPIAFNPFFTDDGVFDIEKRESIKTLILTLWKRDDEPPKRSEEVALSNAVSGYIERIKQHEDYPSFNGFYEYVQSDYREVLEEKKVREKDFDLANFLNVLEPYYKGGEYDYLLNSDKQLDLLSKRFIVFEIDAIKDHKILFPIVTIIIMEVFINKMRRLKGVRKLILIEEAWKAIAKEGMAEYIKYLFKTVRKFFGEAIVVTQEVDDIIQSPIVKESIINNSDCKILLDQRKYMNKFDDIQAMLGLTEKEKSQILSINMNNDASRLYKEVWIGLGGTHSAVYATEVSLEEYLAYTTEESEKMEVMQLAHELDGNVEMAIKRIALQRREKADNY